From the genome of Streptomyces sp. NBC_01341, one region includes:
- a CDS encoding TIGR02611 family protein, translating into MNAESDERGAAAATVVAESAAGDGHTTERELGSRAPGFIRASKVLHVSWQVGIFVVGLAVVGAGIVMLPLPGPGWLVIFGGMAIWATEFVWAQLVLRWTRRKVTEAAQRALDPKVRRRNIILTAVGLVIIAVLVGIYVWKFGIVMPWKIEE; encoded by the coding sequence ATGAACGCGGAGAGTGACGAGCGGGGAGCGGCCGCCGCGACGGTGGTCGCCGAGTCCGCTGCGGGGGACGGGCACACGACGGAGCGGGAGCTGGGGTCGCGGGCGCCCGGGTTCATCCGGGCCTCGAAGGTGCTGCACGTGAGCTGGCAGGTGGGGATCTTCGTCGTCGGCCTCGCTGTGGTCGGAGCGGGCATCGTGATGCTGCCGCTGCCGGGTCCCGGATGGCTGGTGATCTTCGGCGGCATGGCGATCTGGGCGACCGAGTTCGTGTGGGCGCAGCTGGTGCTGCGGTGGACCCGGCGCAAGGTCACCGAGGCTGCCCAGCGGGCCCTCGACCCCAAGGTGCGCAGGCGCAACATCATCCTGACCGCGGTGGGGCTCGTGATCATCGCCGTGCTGGTCGGGATCTACGTGTGGAAGTTCGGCATCGTGATGCCGTGGAAGATCGAGGAGTGA